The window ACATAGAGATCGGTTGCAATAAATGATCTACGTAAAATCGATAACCCTTCTCAGAAGGTACACGACCTGAAGAAGTATGTGTTTTTTCAATAAACCCAAGCTCCTCTAAATCGGCCATCTCGTTACGAATTGTTGCCGGACTAGATGTAATCCATTCTTTTTTTGAAATTTGGCGTGATCCTACCGGTTGAGCTGAAGTAACAAAATCATCAACGATTACTTGCAATATTTGTAATTGTCGATTGGTTAACATTGTCATCACCTCTGTTAGCACTCATTAACAAGGAGTGCTAATACTATTATTAAATTATCAAATCTCTAATATGATGTCAACGGAATCGCTCTATTCTCCTAATAAAAATTGTTGAAAGATTTCATTTCCAACAAAGCGACCCTGTCGACTTAGTCTTACACCTTTTTCATCTTCAATAAGCAAATCTTGTTGAACAAGCTCAGCTATTACTTTGCCAAAAAGCTCTTTCATAGAAATATCAAGCTTTGCTTCAAACGCTTCATACAATACACCTTCATTTTTTCTCAAACCTAAAAACATTTGCTCTTCGCATTTTTCATCAAATGTTACTTCATGTTTATGAAGGATAGGTAGTTCATTATTTTTAATGGTATCAATATATTTTTTTATAGGTCCATGATTCGAATAGCGATTTCCTAATAAATAACCGTGGGCACCGGCACCAAAACCTGCATATTCATCATTTTCCCAATAAATTTTATTATGTGTTGATTGATGTTCTTCTATCGCAAAATTACTTATTTCATATTGTTTCTTTTCTTTTTCTTCCATTCTTTTCATTAATAGGTCATACATATCCGCTTCTAAATCCTCGGTAGGCAAGTTTAGCTTCCCTTTAGCATACTGAATATAAAAAATGGTTTTTGGTTCAACAATTAAAGAGTACGCTGAATAATGCGGCAGATTTAAATCCAAAGCTTTTTCAAGAGTATCCTCCCATTGCTCCATCGACTGACCAGGGAGACCATACATTAAGTCTATACTAATATTGTCAAAGCCTACTTTTTTAGCTTGCTTAATGGTTTCAAAAACATGGTCGTTTGAATGTGTACGTCCTATTTTTTTTAACAGAGTTGGGTCAAAAGATTGCACCCCCATACTTAAGCGATTCACTCCACCGTTAAGTAAAGCCTCTAATTTATCAACTGATAGTTCATCAGGATTTGCCTCTGAACTAAACTCCACAAGTTGCTTCGTTGGGAGTAAGGTATTTATATGATGCAATAATCTTGTTATTTGTTTTGCAGAAAGTGCAGTTGGAGTCCCACCGCCAAGAAAGATTGTTTCGATGCTTTGAAATTGTTCCGGAGTTTGTCTGACCGCCATTTCAATTTCCTTGCCAACTGCTTCTATATATTCATCAACTGGTTGATTTTTAAAATAAACTTTATTGAAATCACAATAATTGCAAATTTGATGACAGAAAGGAATATGTATGTAGACACCTCGAGCCATTAAGATCCCTTCTTTCTTAAGAAATGTCGTATTTCTCTATTGTACTCTTTCATCATAAAAATTCAATTTTATGGTACTAAATTATCGAAAATGGATCCTAAAAATAAAAAAAGAGATCTGAAAATAATCAGACCTCGAAAAAAATTAAATAGCTATATTGATTTGTTGTCTATATAATTCTACAAACAGTTCAATAGCTGAATAATTCGAAAATTTAGTTGTGAAACTAATTGCCTCTTCCTTTGAATTAA is drawn from Lysinibacillus sp. SGAir0095 and contains these coding sequences:
- the hemW gene encoding radical SAM family heme chaperone HemW, with translation MARGVYIHIPFCHQICNYCDFNKVYFKNQPVDEYIEAVGKEIEMAVRQTPEQFQSIETIFLGGGTPTALSAKQITRLLHHINTLLPTKQLVEFSSEANPDELSVDKLEALLNGGVNRLSMGVQSFDPTLLKKIGRTHSNDHVFETIKQAKKVGFDNISIDLMYGLPGQSMEQWEDTLEKALDLNLPHYSAYSLIVEPKTIFYIQYAKGKLNLPTEDLEADMYDLLMKRMEEKEKKQYEISNFAIEEHQSTHNKIYWENDEYAGFGAGAHGYLLGNRYSNHGPIKKYIDTIKNNELPILHKHEVTFDEKCEEQMFLGLRKNEGVLYEAFEAKLDISMKELFGKVIAELVQQDLLIEDEKGVRLSRQGRFVGNEIFQQFLLGE